The window GCCACCGGTTTCTTCCAAATTTCCTCAAACCAAGCAGCTCCAAATAGTGATGAAGAGCGTGAGCTAGATAAGAAGTTTCGCAATGCTGGATTACATGCTGACCTGGAtgatgatagtgatgatgacACAAACAATGTCCCAAGGGGTCATGAGCACACCACACGTGGTAAGAAACGTCCAATGCAACAAGAATGGTCTAACGGGAAGAAGACTGCTAAGAAAATGGATGAACTTACACAGGGACTCCGGGACTATACTGAACTATGTAGGGCAAGGTTACAAGCTAGGCAGGCTAAGGCTAGCACTAAGAAATCTAGTAAATCTGTCACCACTGATGATAAGTTTTCTCTTGAGAAAGCTTTTGGGATGCTCAATGAGTACACAGACCTGGATGATGATACCTATTTTAAGGTACAAGAGGAACTCTGTAATTTGAATAGTAGAATTGTCTTCATTACAATGCCagataaaaggaagaaaacatGGATGGAGTTTATTGCAAAAAGAATCTGATTGACCAACGGTTGTCCTTTCATTTTTGTGTCATAGCTAACTATTATGATTTGGCTACAATATCTGGCGAAAGTGAGGAAGTATTTGATAGTTGAAACCTTTTGAGATATTTGTATGCTTCACTTTGTTATGTATAGAGTCACTATGACAAAAGGTTAATGCGTACTAGTATTTTGTCTAGGAGTGATTATATGAATGAAGTACTCTTTGGAAGTCTAGCGTGGTGTTATGACATGTTTCGAATGGACATATGTGTATTCGTCACTTATGTGTTGAATTGAAAAGGTATCAATTGATGCTCTTTCTGCCTCTTGTAGACCTTCACAATCGCCACCAACTCCATTGTTGACCCCATGTTTTTAAGGCCTGTCTAAGGTTTTCCAACTCTTTAACTTAGGTTTTGCAAACTTCCACCTCCTGCATCTAAATTCACATAATATCATCAATGTCACCATTACCACCACCTTCTTCCAAGTAGAAGTCATTCTCGACAACACAttctttatataaatataatttgacAATTGAGGGAGTGGGGATTTTAACTCTAAATGTCTTTGTTAAAAATTCCAGGATTTTGGCGACTAGACATTCTTGTGGGAAATCCTCACCAACCCTATGCCAATAAATCTATATTTCCCTTTCTCACTTCATTCAATTGGCTATAAATAAATTTCGATAAAAAAAATGGCTTTAAATGAAACTATAagtctaatatatatttttcttaaaacagaGATAGGGATAAATTTCGTTAAAAAAACATGGCTTTAAATGAAACTATAagtctaatatatatttttcttaaaacagaGATAGGGATTTAAGTGGAGGTCTCTTTTATGAGGGAATCAGTATTTTTAAGTCACAAAACTCTTGACTTGTTAGCTTTTGGCATGTAAATCTAATATATTCCTCCAACCGTttttataatcaaacaaaaattatcaaatgcCACAATTAACATATATTTTACTACACTGTTTGTTCACAATCTTCTTCAGTGCAGGAATATGAGCCCATATGCATGAATAAGAAGAGTGAGTACTCATCCTCTAAGAGCTACATCACTACACGGCAATGCGATGTGGTAATCAAAATTAAGTATCACTAgagaagaaaggaaattatatataatttctgtTGTAGTGATGTGATTTCAATGATTTGCTGGTTCAATTTTTCTCTGTAGCTCTTTACGCTTCTTTTAGAGTAAGGAAAATCTTTTATGATTAGTTATAAATATTTGGCTTTTCAAGTGGAAAATCAAAGATATGTTAAGCATAAGCAAAGCCGTTTCTGCGTTTCATGCCTCTGCCATTGTGCCTAGCTATATTTCTTTACAATTTAAAAGAGGAGAATCGTTACCTGAGCATGTGGAACAAGGTACACGTGAAATAAAACAAGCCATCATATTCTTTGAAGCAGCATCTATTTATAAGACTCAATTTCCTATGCCTACACTATCTTCTCACTTTTCCTTTCTCTCCACTAGGACACGAGCAGGAGAGTTACACAAGTTCTAATTTTGTACAGAGAAGCTGAACACGGTTGAACCACACTATTCTGATTCGTGTTTTCTAACAGCATCCATAAAAGATTTGCTATGACTTCCAAAAACAACATTCCTTAGTCCCAGGTCTTTTGCAAACTGAGTCAAGCAAGACTggaaaattgttgaaaaaatagaaatttccTGTTAAAAAACGTAGTGTCTGTGGTGACAACACCATGGTAACTTCTACATAAGAAGACTTTGATGTTTGACATGAGCTTTGAACCCCATAAAGATTAAAGCAGACCGataattaaaatttagtttGGACCCTGAAGGCCCCCCCTCCACCTATTGCCTTTTGTTTGTATTAGAATTCTCTGCATTTGAAATTGATTTCATGGTTCAAATTaaatatcacaaatttaaaaatgtattcaaatgttttcctttatatattgttgaattcaaaaaataaaaatgttatcaTTGGTATCTATTTTCCACAGTCCACTGGGAAATCAATTAACTCCTTCACATAAGCAAATCTATTCAACAAGTGCCAACAACATTGCTTTGCTAGCAAGGCTTAATTGAACAACTTGAAGTCTTGGAAACCTAAACCATCCTTTCTTTGCCTTGGTAAACAGGTAACGGGAAATATTTCCAAATTAACTCGCCAAAGAAATAATTGTGTCATGAACAATACACCTAACACActcagaaaaattaaattaaaggcAGTATCCCACACGCAAAAATGCATGTTTTGTCAAGATTATAGGTTAATTTTCCACAACACGAGAACTATTTATTAGGTTGACAAGAGTTGCTTAGAAGCATAAGCTATAACCAATGGCAAAAGAAAGTATAGCAATCATGACTTTTTTTTGCCATGGCTAGTACTTTTATTATAGTCATTGTTTGGTCTCATTAACTTGCTCCCAGAGGACTTAGCAAAATGTCGACGATGACTACCACCGCCACCAAATCCCCGTGAAGAGCCTTTCATTGAGCCACCATATGCTTCTATAGGTATGCCCAAACACCCACACGGCCACATCCAGCAACCAAAACACTGATATCCTTTCCCACCACACGTCCTTGTAACATGAGGAATCCACGCCACCACCACCGGGCCAATAAACTTTgacaattattttttcttttttgcttcatTCAATTGGCCTTGAATTAGTCTACTATATTTTTGTTTACATTAATGAGGGAAGGGGATTCAAACTCAAATCTTCCTACGAGGAAAATTGGGTGGTACCACTAAACCACAAAGTTATGTATTAACTCTTGACCTttaaatctaatatatatatgacttcAACCATTTATGTAATCAAACACAATTATAGAATGCCACAATAAACATATATTTTACTACACAATTTGCTCAACAATATTGTTGTGTAGAGCTTACTcgtggttttgatttttgtgcaTTTAGTTGGGTTAGGAGGGGCGCAAAAAGTATTGTTTATCCTCTTGCTAAGTTTACCTTCCAAATATGTCCTATGTCTGTTGTAATAAGATTTTCCTCCCTCCAATTTTTAAGGAGGTAAGAAATGATGTACTCAATGCACGAATTCGGAGGGTGCTTGTTTACATTCtcctccatatatatatataacacacatgcacacattACAATGCTATTGCTTGCTCATAATGTACTCAACGTAGGAATAAAAGTCCTAGTAATGCTATGTTACAACATTTTGTAAGTATAGTGTGCTGTGTCTTTTTGTATGTGTGTTAGGTGTATTTTTCATATGGAATGATACGTGGTCTCTGCAATTTGTCCAAACCTTACCACTAGCATTCCGAGCTACTATGGACAAGTTAGTATAGGTATTTGCGACAGCAACATCAACAATAAGTTTGACTAGTTTCTcacacgaaaaaaaaaaaaaaaaaacaataagttTGACTACATTTATTGGAGGAGGAAGCCTTTTGCATACCTGATCAGTGTCTTGTACTTGGGGATGTACGACTTCTAAAGCCAAggcgtcttttttttttttttttttttttttttttttttaagtggataGTTGTGGTTGTAGGATTCAatttgaattctgaaaatctccattaaaaatattaagatgTACCATTTGAGTTACaagatttttgaaataattgGAGCATtacttttgcattgatattgTAGTCATTATAATTTAGCTATTAGTTCTACGGCTTTCTGAAAAAAGTATTACACAACCAATGTTTTAAAAACCAGatcggaccggccggtccgacCGGTTCAACGGGGAACCGGGAGCCAATCCGGTCCGGTTAAAAGCCCCAAAACCGGTCAATAACCGGTCAACAACCGGAAAACCGGCCAAAAATCGGGGTTGAACcggaaattttaaaaaaaaacggttctttgtccggttcggtttttaaaaccatgtacACAACCTATTTTTTCAAGAAGTAGTTGGCTGCTAATTCGTTCTATGGGTTTCAAACTTTTTCTTTCATAGCAACTTAGTTGGGAGTAGGGCTATCCATTGACCCACCTAGCAAATCTAACAAGGCCCGATTTGAAAACTGATTGGTGACTAAGGCAGTTGATGGCAGGTTTTCTCCCCCGAAATCTAATGACTATGGATCTAGTGCCAAGTTCCCTTCTTCAAAATTCGATGAACTGAACTCGTCTGAACCATTGTTACTTTCTGCCTCTCTAAGATTTGTTAAGATCTAGTTAGATCCGATGAGATCCAACCATATCTAGAGAGATCTCCTACATCTAGTGAGATCTCAATCAAATCCGACAAGATCCAGCAGAATTTGATGAAATCCAAGCAATCCTTGCCACATTTGATCCAATCTCTTCTTTCCCCGTCATTTTTCCGCTTCATCACTGCTGTTACTAGTTTTGCCTAAATCCAACCACCATTAGTGAAGAATTTGATCTATTGTTCCTTATGGGTTGACAACAGGTTTGGTTCTCCTCTACCCCATGGGATCGGGTTGGGCATGGGTTAAGCACAAACCCGAAACAATATGACCCGTGAACACTCCTAGTTAAGAgagatacaaatatataaattatcatAGCTATTGCactaaaatttagtcatttaattttttttttaattttttaattttttatttttgttaataacaTGTTGGATTTCCTTACATCATGCTTTCTTGATAACATTTcaataatttgataaataatCAATTGATAAGATCGTTCCAATGAATAAAGAGGTCGAGTCTTGGTGCAATGGCAAGTGACTTCCACCGAAAGAGATAGATTCTGGGTTTTAGTTTGAAAATTAGCTTCtccaataaaatttagagataaaaattTCTACCAATTACCTCTCTTAGATCTTCACAAAAGTGGAAATTTAGTGgattcaatatttttatttatattttttttttttgctgaatcaatattttttatatatattgtttcaGATTGCCCAAATATACATAATAACTTATCATAACTCTCGTAtcaccaaatatatatatatatatatatatatattataactatTTGATTGGTTAATTTCATGTTACACTTCATAATTTGTTGTGCCTCCCACGTGTCAGCGACTAGTAAACTAATGAAAGCAACCAATTCTTAAGATAAAATTTGACTAGTTGCTCTAAAAGGCGACCTTTGTGAAAATATCAAACCACACTTTGCTCTAAAATGCGATTAAGAgtctatttggataccgcttattttgctaaaataaaaaacttattgctgaaaatactgtagataaaggtaaaagttagctgaaatagtatagtagggtccatgaatagtaccaaaaagtgcagtggggcccatgaatagtagtgaAAATAAGTGAAAATGGTCAAATACTAccattttgcaaaatttgtagcaaaaaagCATTGTTTCGGAACTAATTAGTGATCTACCACTTTTCTAGTACTCGAGCTctacaaactcgagttccaaatgGTACTCGATTACAGTAAACTCGAGTTCTGCCTAATTCTACCACCGTGGTACCATCTGACATGGCATTTGGGCATTAAAAAATTCCACTTGGTACTCGAGTTTCTTGGACTCGAGTACTATGCTAGTCTGGTACCCGAGTCTGTTAAACTCGAGTATGGCCCCTGTTACCCACACTTACACTCTCTGAATCTCCCTCTCTCCCACTTAGTCTTACTCTCTCATCACTCTCACTTTCTCAATCTCCCTCTCAATCTTGCTACCATCTCACTCTCCCACACACTCTCAATCTCCCTCTCAGGGACAAAAACTTGTCTGATATCATAATAAGATCTTCCACAATAGGGACAGAAACTTCCTCATATTTGAAAGCTAATAGCATGGCTGTCAACCCAACCAAGTGAAGCTTCTTTTTGAGAACTGTTTGGTGCTCTAAGAACCTCTCTATAAGGTTGACAGTGAGGAATAAGGTCTCGTCCATAAGCTCAAATTTGCAGTGAACCTGTTAGTACAACCAATTTCATTAGTCAATTTCAAGTACAAATTTTCAGCGTCACTCAAATGTCCCTACAACTACCTTAATCAATAAAAAGTAATCCCTATCTGAAAGGATGAAGAAATTGATATTATTCTGTCTGAAAAGAACATGAATATGAATTCCAAAACACAAAGATTTAGCTCATTATAAACGGTTACGCAAAGGCTTTCAAGTGCTATGTAGAtcaaatgtatttatatatttttttaatttctacatgATGACAAAAGTACATCCTCAGTATCTCCCTTCACAAAAGAAAATCggtttaaaatcattttttctttgcacTCAAGAATAGGGCCTCCCATACAGATTGATACTCGAGTTTAATGGACTCGGGTATTGCTAATACAGTACTTGAGTTTCACGGACTTGAGTATCAATGTGCACAATTTTTGCACTCAAGTTTAATGGGGCTTCTCATACAAATTGATACTCGAGTTTAATGGACTCGGGTACTGCTAACACAGTACTTGAGTTTCACGGACTCAAGTATCAATGTGCATGATTTTTGCACTCAAGAAATTGGGGCCTCACATACAGATTGATACTCAAGTTTAATGGACTCAGGTACTACTAACACAGTACTCAAGTTTCATGGACTCTAGTATCAATGTACATGATTTTTGCACTCAAGAAATTGGGGCCTCTCATACAGATTGATACTCGAGTTTAGTGGACTAGGGTACCACACTAATACAATACTTGAGTCCAGGAAACTCGAGTAAcaagtggcattttttaatgcccaAATGCCATGTCAGCCAACGCCACGGTGGAATAGAaactaggaactcgagttttctAAACTCAAGTACcatttggaactcgagtttagtgAACTTGAGTACTAGAAAAGTGGTAGATCCCCATttagttccgaaacagtgcttttttgctacaaattttatgaaatggtggtatttggccattttcaccagcaaaaataagctgaatagtgaaataattttcattatttattggtatccaaacagagggggtgtttggtacatgtgtttgaaaatatgtgttttgttgtttgaaaacatgtatggaaatacgtgtggctaaaaaagtgtgaaaatgtgtgtaatgttgtttaaaaactgaaaacatgtatttaaacaagtctaccaaacagcccctaagtCTCCTATTTTGTAGGACTTCACAAAATCATGTCTAGGCAAGGATTAAATCTAGTGGACACTGGACAGAGCAATGACCTAAGTCAATTCCATCATGTCCCACCTTAGCAAACTAGTATGAGTTCTATTAGGACAACACAGTTAGCCACACATTTTGTGTCATAACTTGCAAAAGtaagagcttttttttttttttttttttaataaaatgcaTAAGTATGAGCTTGTAATTTAATTACATCATTTAAACATGCATCTATAACTAGATTTTGTTGAAAAGTAATCTAATGACCACTTGTCACGTGCCTAAGTTGTGGCAAAATGTGTAACAAAATATATGTCACTAGACTTTTTGAAACCAGTAACAAgaaacattttcataaaaaaaaaataataataataataataaattttaaataagaaGGAGGAGGAGCGCTAGGAGGGGGAATCATGAATTGCATACCTATGACACACACGAAAATGCATGTTTTGTCAACGTTGAGATTGACTAGGTTTCCAAGCACAAGGTTAATTTTCCACATGACAGAAAATATTCTTAGGGTTGAGCTGAGTTGCTTAGGAGGATGGGCAATAACGAATggcaataaatttttaattgctGTTGTTAACATGAAATTTCCTTAATGACATCATACTTTATTTATAACCAATTGCATTCTTAGGGTTGAGCTGAGTTGCTTAGGAGGATGAGCAATAACGAAtggcaaaaataaatttttaattgctGTTGTTAACATGAAATTTCCTTAATGACATCATACTTTATTTATAACCAATTGCATATTCGCGTATTGcgcataataattattttttagtgtggtctcattaaatttattttttacaatttagaCTAATTTGAtaaagagtaatgtatttcataatcatatttttatttattataggaacaatcacaaataatatatatatatatatatatatattaaattttatcgtaccaaaataaaataatacaattgTTCTCAGGAATTCAAAAGGcaagttaacaaaaatattcattttttaataattttatttatacattttgtgaatcattaaaaagaatataaaatttggaaattattatttaagttttaaacaaactttctcaaaccctattttttctttcctgcaatccaaaacaacaaaaaatgtaattaaaaaattaataaaacttaacaatgattaattggaccaattaggaaaacaatttgtctacccaaaaaaattatcaaataaacaattattagcaaaatttcataattaagtTTCTGTAtgcttttataaaataataataataataatgaaaattcaattgaaaaagcTAAAAtctgtttatttttattttaaaaaacattaaatatttGCCCTGCTGACTACTTGCACTGAAATGTGACCTTAATTAGTGAAAAATATCAGACCACTTACTCTAAAGTGCGATGAAAGACTCTAGTCTTATAGGATATATAGAACCATTTCTACCTTATCAAACTGTTAGTGGGAAACATTTCCATGTAACTCTTCAAAGGAGTAATTGTGAAACCTAACACACTCAGGAAAAAAAGAGCAGACAGGTGGTATCTCACTCAAAAATGCATGACTTGTGAAGATTGACCAAAGTTTCCACACGCAAAAGGTAAAATTTCCACACCACACGAAATATATTTATGGGGTGACAAAGAGCTACTCAGAAGGACAAGCTATTACCAATGACGAAAGCCAGTATAGCTTCCATTACTTTCATTGCCATTGCCACTTCTATTATAGTGATTGTTAGTCTCATCAGTTCGCTTCCAGAGGCCTTAGCAAAAGATGCAGTAACACCTTCACCATATCTCCATACTACCTCTGGAATAGTTCCACAATCGGTGACTTCACCACCTAGAAATTCAGTACCAGTGCCATCACCGCCTCACCTTTCCATTCCTCATCATCACCGTGACCATGGTGGTTACTCTATTTCGTCAAGTAAACAGGTCGACCGAGATCTTCAATTTCATCAACTTTTGCCACCACCGCCTCCTTCTTAGTAATACTCGGCCTCGCCAACGCCTTCCTATGAGAAGTCTACATCACCATAACCGAGCCAAAAAATTTATACTACACCTTTTTGCTTCGTTGAATTGGCCttaaatgaaattataataaGTGGGGAGAAAAGATTTGAATCAAAATCTCCTTCATGGAAGAACCTGACAGTGTAACagagttacaaaactcttgaatATATTACTCTGGTTTGTAAACCTAATCAAATCGAATGTtatcaaacatatattttacTGCAGTACTTGCTCATATTTTCGTGGCTTAAAAGTTATGATTTCAGTTGCTTTTTTAAGCTGTATAAATGTGTGTGCAATTATCAATAGCAAAAGAGAGTATAGCTTTCATGACTTTCATTACCACTGCCACTTCTTTTATAGTCTTTGTTACTCTCTTTAATCAGTTTGCTCCGGGAGGCCTTAGCAAGACGTTCACCATCATCGCCACCATGTTCCAATGTAAACCCGGCCCTATAATGCATCAGGAAACAAATGATCATTTCCTATATTACCCTGATTTTGGAAAAATTCCTAACTTCAAGTTACCtagcaaaaagaagaaaaaaaaagtcagccTAGCCAACGTCTTATAAGAAATCTACACCACCGGCCACCACCAGGCCAATTCCCTTCATTAAATTGGCCTCaaataaaactataattttaatatatcttTGCTTATATCAAGTAATGAATtcatgttttctcaaaaaaaaaaaaaaagtaatgaattCATGGATGCACAAAGTGACATTGCAGCATGTGATGTGGCACGCTGGTGTTTGAAGTTTCATAGGGTGGCTGAGTAGCGTGGTGAAGCCAAGAGTGGCAGAATATGTTTGTGATGGATAATTGTGCAATGTGCATCCTCCAAATTTTGGTGGGAAAATTAGTTATAGGTGTGCTAATTTTAGGAAGTTCATTGTTAGTAAGCCATTTGCTTAAATTTTGTCATGCGTTTAATGGGTAACTATAGGCTTAATTAATTAGAGAGACGATTCATTGATTGTGTCTGTGACAGAAAAATACAGATTTCTCTTTGAGATTCAAATAGAGGTTTAgattttctctttattattgAATGCATATTCTttctccaagaaaatctaactAGATTCAGCCTAAACATGAATTTCTTTTTCCCATCATTCTGGTAGTTCCATTTTAAGTACCATGTTCCTTCAATCCTCTTATACATAATTTTCCTTCTATATCATTCAATCATAACCTTCGTTTACATGAGCAATCAATTGAAAAGATGGATTCCTTTGAATAAAACACGAGCAAATCTATAGCAGTaagatttgttttatattactttttcaCTAATATACATAattcttcaatttggttgatTTGATGTTGTCATCAAtatgtggtttttctttttcttagaaAAGTCCATGCTAACATGGATTATGTATGGAAATTTACCTATTTCTGAGatagattaaaataattttataaaatattaaattgattaagaaattacatgatttgctcttgtatAATTTCAATTTGCATTACAAATTGATGAAGAAACCATTGCTTGAACGTGTAATGGCTTACAAAAATTTTGTCAGATAATttcaaatactgtaaaaaaataactcaaaaattcagatattaaaacttctgaaagaccaaaaaatattaaagaaaaattattaatatttgagtttgagtttaagttggatttgttagagagatagagtttcactccttgttaagtttggattaaacaaaataattttgtttaaaaaaaaattatgagtttgagtttaaggtGGACTTGtaagatagagtttcactccttattaagtttgaaccaaaaaaaaaaaaaatttattttaaaaaaaatgatgagtttgagtttgagtt of the Quercus robur chromosome 10, dhQueRobu3.1, whole genome shotgun sequence genome contains:
- the LOC126703060 gene encoding uncharacterized protein At2g29880-like; its protein translation is MAHELNEAEDLKLWPTAIEKLFIDIMVEEQAKGNMKTGVFKKRTWTKIRNELNARANRCFVMQQLETKFDRLRTKHEAIYQDLRNTGMGWDFKTNTVIASDEVWADVLAENPKAKDFWKNRCEHYHLLRILFNKITATGFFQISSNQAAPNSDEERELDKKFRNAGLHADLDDDSDDDTNNVPRGHEHTTRGKKRPMQQEWSNGKKTAKKMDELTQGLRDYTELCRARLQARQAKASTKKSSKSVTTDDKFSLEKAFGMLNEYTDLDDDTYFKVQEELCNLNSRIVFITMPDKRKKTWMEFIAKRI